A genomic stretch from Pseudoliparis swirei isolate HS2019 ecotype Mariana Trench chromosome 18, NWPU_hadal_v1, whole genome shotgun sequence includes:
- the cpne1 gene encoding copine-1 isoform X1, with the protein MAVVIRLQGLPIVAGTMDIRHFFSGLTIPDGGVHIVGGEHGEAFIVFATDEDARMGMMRTGGAIKGSKVSLLLSSKTEMQNMIELSRRRFEAGAGAVETATPAGGNVNRQAGNAPIPTVQQGGGGRSSGHGSHGSHGSHGSHVSHGSHGNQGFVNAPVSVTQASSSQEPSNKAVVNVMPSFPNSYSSAPSITTALASLNAGPPPIPPLPSMPSMPPMPTLPSIPVPLPVSTLPPLPTVSPLSQGLSVSHMSHLSHMSSMPPFNPSLPPPGGMGSGLPLGNPNPMLFNPLSPLSSLGLQAHMKAAAAAAAGVGMAHPDELFILLQNLPFTCSEMEVMDFFRGLGVEGARLLRDLQGRPTGRAMVKFFSPQDSFEAVKRGGGMMGQRFIEITPGSERQWASLNDGMIIHAPHNSGKTNNIESQEQHHRRANAMAGGREQRGRSRSPHRQEFCVYLKGLPYEADKKQIKEFFGNLSIMEDSVYIAYGPNGRATGEGFLEFRVEQDYKTALGAHMQYMGTRFIQVHPISRKGMLEKIDSIRKRESSQGDGKNQDGLKVPRNCAHITNIPYNVSKKDVRAFLEGVGLYEDTLKVLTDVHGNGLGQAIFQLRTEEDARKGERLHRQKLNGRDAFVHLVTFDQMKEIERNPPPQNKRGQRNQNQQNQNQHQPAQPSPQQPQINPFAGISGEEFNFLRNTMGNLNNAPFVTPFSAPGNGLAGPPPLPPLAAGLGEVNLGLAPPLVAGLPGAPILEPPGFRPGAAGGAPFSQDGLRGLVPFDNANRKGNGGGQPRGGGANNNQGRPGGGATGGQQVFTPGTEGLRNQPAPGGSNNPNSQRGAPGPTIVKLQNMPFTVTVDEIMDFFYGYQVLPGSVCLQFSEKGLPTGEAMVAFQIHEEAAAAVLDLNDRPIGARKVKISLG; encoded by the coding sequence ATGGCGGTAGTCATCAGGCTGCAGGGTCTGCCCATAGTGGCCGGCACCATGGACATCAGACACTTCTTCTCTGGCCTAACCATCCCTGACGGGGGAGTGCACATCGTGGGGGGTGAGCATGGCGAAGCTTTCATTGTCTTCGCCACCGACGAAGACGCTCGGATGGGGATGATGCGTACAGGGGGGGCCATCAAGGGCTCCAAAGTCTCACTGTTGCTTAGCAGCAAGACAGAGATGCAGAACATGATTGAACTCAGCCGCCGCCGGTTTGAGGCTGGGGCGGGCGCGGTGGAGACAGCTACCCCTGCAGGAGGAAATGTTAATCGACAAGCAGGAAATGCCCCGATACCCACAGTGCagcaagggggaggagggagaagcagTGGCCATGGAAGCCATGGAAGTCATGGAAGCCATGGAAGCCATGTAAGTCATGGAAGCCATGGAAACCAAGGTTTTGTTAATGCCCCAGTCTCAGTGACCCAAGCAAGCTCATCTCAGGAGCCAAGCAACAAGGCAGTGGTCAATGTCATGCCCAGTTTCCCCAACAGTTACAGCTCTGCCCCGTCAATCACCACAGCTCTCGCATCACTCAATGCAGGCCCCCCACCCATTCCTCCACTTCCCAGCATGCCTTCCATGCCCCCGATGCCCACGCTGCCCTCCATTCCAGTTCCTCTCCCAGTGTCCACCCTTCCCCCCTTACCTACAGTCTCTCCCCTGTCCCAAGGACTTTCAGTGTCTCATATGTCCCACCTCTCCCACATGTCCTCCATGCCTCCCTtcaacccctccctccctcccccaggaGGAATGGGTTCAGGCCTCCCTCTTGGAAACCCCAACCCCATGCTGTTCaaccctctctcccctctctcctctctgggccTTCAGGCTCATATGAaggccgctgctgctgcagctgccggAGTTGGAATGGCCCATCCTGATGAGTTGTTTATCCTCCTGCAGAACCTTCCTTTCACCTGctcagagatggaggtcatggaTTTTTTTCGGGGTCTGGGGGTGGAAGGGGCTCGCCTACTGAGGGACCTGCAGGGTCGGCCAACTGGCAGGGCTATGGTCAAGTTTTTCTCGCCCCAGGACAGCTTTGAAGCTGTGAAGAGGGGAGGTGGCATGATGGGCCAAAGGTTCATTGAGATCACACCAGGCTCTGAGCGACAGTGGGCCAGCCTCAATGACGGCATGATAATTCATGCTCCTCACAATAGTGGCAAAACAAATAACATCGAGTCACAGGAGCAGCATCATCGCCGTGCTAatgccatggcaggaggccgggaACAGCGAGGAAGGTCACGATCTCCACACAGGCAGGAATTCTGTGTCTACCTGAAGGGCCTGCCCTATGAAGCTGACAAGAAACAGATAAAGGAGTTCTTTGGTAATCTGTCCATCATGGAGGACAGCGTCTACATTGCATATGGGCCAAACGGACGAGCCACAGGAGAGGGATTCCTCGAGTTCAGAGTAGAACAGGACTACAAGACTGCTCTGGGTGCTCACATGCAGTATATGGGCACCCGCTTTATCCAGGTCCACCCAATCAGCCGCAAGGGAATGCTTGAAAAAATAGACTCCATTCGCAAACGTGAATCATCACAGGGTGATGGCAAGAACCAGGATGGCTTGAAAGTTCCCAGAAACTGTGCCCATATTACTAACATCCCTTACAATGTCTCCAAGAAGGATGTCCGTGCCTTTCTGGAGGGTGTTGGGCTTTATGAGGACACCCTTAAGGTTCTGACAGATGTCCATGGTAACGGTTTAGGGCAAGCTATCTTTCAGCTGCGGACCGAGGAAGACGCCCGGAAGGGTGAAAGACTTCACCGCCAAAAACTCAATGGCCGCGATGCCTTTGTCCACCTAGTGACATTTGATCAGATGAAAGAAATTGAGAGAAATCCTCCTCCTCAGAACAAGAGGGGCCAACGCAACCAGAACCAGCAAAACCAGAACCAGCACCAGCCAGCACAGCCCAGTCCCCAGCAACCTCAGATCAACCCATTTGCGGGGATTAGTGGAGAGGAATTTAACTTTCTCCGAAACACCATGGGAAACCTCAATAATGCCCCCTTTGTGACTCCATTCTCAGCCCCAGGAAATGGACTCGcaggccctcctcctctccctcctctggcAGCAGGACTGGGGGAAGTGAATCTGGGCTTGGCTCCTCCACTAGTTGCCGGTCTCCCTGGGGCTCCAATCCTGGAGCCACCGGGCTTTCGACCCGGAGCAGCAGGAGGTGCTCCTTTCAGCCAGGATGGGCTGAGAGGGTTGGTGCCCTTTGACAATGCAAACAGAAAAGGAAACGGAGGAGGACAGccaagagggggaggggctaacaACAACCAAGGccgtccaggaggaggagctactgGTGGTCAGCAGGTGTTTACTCCAGGAACGGAAGGACTCCGTAACCAGCCAGCCCCAGGAGGATCTAACAATCCCAACAGTCAACGTGGTGCTCCTGGCCCGACCATTGTAAAGCTTCAGAACATGCCGTTCACTGTCACCGTGGACGAGATCATGGACTTCTTCTATGGCTACCAGGTGCTGCCAGGCTCTGTCTGCCTGCAGTTCAGTGAGAAAGGCCTGCCAACAGGCGAGGCCATGGTGGCATTCCAAATCCATGAGGAGGCCGCTGCCGCTGTTTTGGACCTCAATGACCGACCAATTGGAGCACGCAAAGTCAAGATAAGCCTGGGTTAA
- the cpne1 gene encoding copine-1 isoform X2 has product MADCVTKVELTISCTDLLNKDVGSKSDPLCVLLQSSGKDSWTELARTERLDNSSSPAFSQRLKLDYHFESVQNLKLGVYDIDNASSDLGDDDYLGGVELTLGQIVASKTLTRPLQLKKGKPAGKGSITITAEEMKDKRVIQLEFEAKNLDKKDTFGKSDPFLEFFKKGDDGKWQLVHRTEVVKNNLSPTWKKFSVPLQTFCGSDLDRLLKVDCSDYDSDGTHDLIGSFTTKVSELQKAGSSPVSFDCIHSEKQKKKKSYKNSGVVSLKSCKMSTHHSFLDYVMGGCQINFTVGIDFTGSNGDPRSPDSLHYMSPDGLNQYLSALWSVGNVVQDYDTDKLFPAFGFGAKLPPDYQAANHEFALNFNPTNPYCKGIDGIIEAYRMVMPQLRLSGPTNFSPLINHVASIATQGQSNTASQYFVLLILTDGEITDLDQTRDAIVRASRLPLSVIIVGVGPADFKAMELLDGDDGVLRSTVGEAVARDIVQFVPYRKFKDAPQASLAQSVLAEVPNQLVSYFKMRGLEPPKPAAAAAAPTS; this is encoded by the exons atggCGGACTGTGTCACTAAAGTGGAGCTGACCATCTCCTGCACCGACCTGCTGAATAAAGATGTCGGTTCTAAGTCTGATCCgctgtgtgtgctgctgcagaGCTCAGGGAAGGACAGCTGGACCGAG CTGGCTCGTACGGAGCGCTTGGACAACTCCTCCAGTCCGGCCTTCAGCCAGCGCCTCAAGCTGGACTACCACTTTGAGTCGGTGCAGAACCTGAAGCTGGGCGTCTACGACATCGACAACGCCAGCTCCGACCTCGGCGACGACGACTACCTGGGGGGGGTGGAGCTGACGCTGGGACAG ATAGTTGCCAGTAAAACTTTGACCAGACCTCTGCAGCTGAAGAAAGGCAAACCTGCGGGGAAAGGAAGCATCACT atcacGGCGGAGGAGATGAAGGACAAGAGAGTCATTCAGTTGGAGTTCGAGGCCAAAAACCTGGACAAGAAG GATACGTTTGGAAAGTCTGATCCCTTCCTGGAGTTCTTTAAAAAGGGAGATGATGGAAAGTGGCAGCTGGTCCACAGAACCGAG GTGGTGAAGAACAACCTGAGTCCCACCTGGAAGAAGTTCTCTGTTCCCCTGCAGACGTTCTGCGGCAGCGACCTCGACCGACTGCTGAAG gtggaTTGCTCTGATTACGACAGCGATGGAACTCACGATCTGATTGGTTCCTTCACCACTAAAGTGTCCGAGCTGCAGAAAGCTGGAAGTTCGCCG GTGTCCTTTGACTGCATCCACTccgagaaacagaagaagaagaagagctacAAGAACTCTGGAGTCGTCTCTTTGAAGAGCTGCAAG ATGTCGACCCATCACTCCTTCCTGGACTACGTGATGGGCGGCTGCCAGATCAACTTCACC GTGGGGATCGACTTCACCGGCTCCAATGGAGACCCTCGCTCGCCCGACTCTCTCCACTACATGAGTCCAGACGGGTTGAACCAGTACCTGTCGGCTCTGTGGTCGGTGGGTAACGTGGTCCAGGACTACGACAC TGACAAACTCTTCCCAGCGTTCGGTTTCGGGGCCAAACTGCCTCCAGACTACCAG GCTGCAAACCACGAGTTCGCCCTCAACTTCAACCCCACTAACCCGTACTGCAAAG GCATCGATGGGATCATCGAGGCCTACCGGATGGTGATGCCTCAGCTGAGACTCTCCGGACCCACAAACTTCTCTCCCCTCATCAACCACGTCGCCTCCATCGCCACCCAGGGACAGAGCAACACCgcctct CAATACTttgtcctcctcatcctcaccgACGGCGAGATCACCGACCTCGATCAGACCCGGGACGCCATCGTCCGGGCGTCGCGCCTGCCGCTGTCGGTCATCATCGTGGGGGTCGGGCCGGCGGACTTCAAGGCAATGGAGCTTCTGGACGGAGACGACGGCGTGCTGAGGTCGACGGTCGGCGAGGCCGTCGCCAGAGACATCGTCCAGTTCGTCCCGTACAGGAAGTTCaaagat gctcCACAGGCGTCTCTGGCTCAGTCTGTCCTCGCTGAGGTTCCCAACCAGCTGGTCTCTTATTTCAAGATGAGGGGCCTCGAACCACCTAAACCAGCTGCAGCTGCCGCTGCACCCACGTCCTAG